The Leptospira bouyouniensis genome has a segment encoding these proteins:
- a CDS encoding histone deacetylase family protein, with translation MKTGIAFHESFLDHKTGPGHPETHVRLESILEAISDLPSEFFHWNKSFKEAPLSLISEIHDPNYVRLVAKVCEEKGSGYLDGDTVFSPNTFKAASLAVGAGVALSQDILDGKLKNGMALVRPPGHHAESDHAMGFCLFNNIAITAKYLQSQGIKRILILDWDVHHGNGTQHQFYEDESVYFVSLHQYPFYPGTGSEKERGQGKGFGTTLNLPMARGSEEKQYLDQFSIIHKEMERFQPEFVLVSAGFDAHKNDPLAGMNLKTVSYEHMTNEVKEISRVHSGGKLLSFLEGGYDFQALSESVKVHLETLAQS, from the coding sequence ATGAAAACAGGGATAGCCTTTCACGAATCCTTTTTGGACCATAAAACAGGGCCGGGTCATCCGGAAACCCATGTCCGATTGGAATCCATTTTGGAGGCAATTTCCGATCTTCCCTCCGAGTTTTTTCATTGGAACAAATCATTCAAAGAAGCACCCTTATCTCTTATTTCAGAGATCCACGATCCAAATTACGTTCGTTTGGTGGCAAAAGTTTGTGAAGAAAAAGGAAGTGGATACTTAGATGGTGATACTGTTTTTTCTCCAAACACATTTAAGGCAGCATCTCTAGCAGTTGGCGCAGGAGTGGCTCTCTCACAAGATATTTTAGATGGAAAGTTAAAAAATGGAATGGCCCTTGTTCGCCCCCCTGGCCACCATGCTGAGTCCGATCACGCGATGGGATTTTGTTTGTTTAATAATATAGCCATCACTGCGAAGTATTTGCAAAGCCAGGGAATCAAACGAATTTTGATTTTAGATTGGGATGTACACCATGGAAATGGCACCCAACACCAGTTTTACGAAGATGAATCTGTATATTTTGTTTCTCTTCACCAATATCCGTTTTATCCAGGCACAGGATCTGAAAAGGAACGTGGTCAAGGCAAAGGATTTGGAACTACTTTGAATTTGCCAATGGCACGTGGGTCAGAAGAAAAACAATATCTGGATCAGTTTTCTATTATCCATAAAGAAATGGAAAGATTCCAACCAGAGTTTGTTTTGGTTTCTGCTGGATTTGATGCCCACAAAAATGACCCACTGGCAGGAATGAATTTAAAAACAGTTTCATACGAGCACATGACAAACGAAGTGAAAGAGATATCTCGTGTTCACTCCGGTGGAAAACTACTTTCATTTTTGGAAGGTGGATATGATTTCCAAGCTCTTTCTGAATCTGTGAAAGTACATTTGGAAACACTCGCCCAATCTTAA
- the radA gene encoding DNA repair protein RadA, with amino-acid sequence MAKKQLTQYQCKACGDTFSRWAGKCPSCGEWNQIEEVTNTSQGRFDSPLSIKPRDRKYTDPKSIGSVVSDSHTRTQTGFSELDLVLGGGIVPGSLVLVGGEPGVGKSTLVLEMAKNIADQGTVLYISGEESASQIGLRAKRMGVTSENILLSSEVYAENISQMITDLQPKVVFIDSIQTILKESLVNQAGTITQLRESSQVFLETAKRTSVPIFLIGHITKEGQIAGPKVLEHLVDTVLYFEGDRFNYYRILRAVKNRFGAVGDTAIFEMVLGGLKQVLDRHRLFISPETEERSGSVLSSVMEGSRAISVEVQALVTKSAFGQARRMAEGLDNRRVILLSAVIEKYLGLPLSESDIFSNLAGGLSVDEPSLDLAITASIVSSFRDKPISRETGYLGEVGLSGEVRSVGQISLRIKELAGIGISKIYIPHGNWKEVEGMFSSIELVPIKHLQELGL; translated from the coding sequence ATGGCCAAAAAACAACTCACCCAATACCAATGTAAAGCGTGTGGTGATACATTTAGCAGGTGGGCTGGAAAATGCCCATCTTGCGGAGAGTGGAACCAAATTGAAGAAGTCACAAACACTTCGCAAGGTCGATTTGATTCTCCTTTATCGATAAAACCAAGGGATCGAAAGTATACAGATCCAAAATCAATTGGCTCGGTTGTCAGTGATTCTCATACCCGCACTCAGACTGGGTTTAGCGAACTTGATTTGGTGTTAGGAGGTGGGATTGTTCCCGGCAGTTTGGTGTTAGTTGGAGGAGAACCAGGAGTTGGAAAATCTACCTTGGTACTCGAGATGGCAAAAAACATCGCAGACCAAGGAACTGTATTGTACATTTCTGGGGAAGAATCCGCTTCACAAATTGGACTTCGTGCCAAACGAATGGGAGTCACATCCGAAAACATATTATTATCTTCAGAAGTTTATGCAGAAAACATCTCACAAATGATAACCGACTTACAACCAAAAGTTGTTTTTATTGATTCCATCCAAACCATTCTAAAAGAAAGTCTAGTGAACCAAGCAGGCACTATCACCCAACTGCGTGAATCATCCCAAGTATTTTTAGAAACCGCCAAACGGACGTCAGTTCCTATTTTCCTTATTGGACATATCACCAAGGAAGGACAAATTGCAGGTCCGAAAGTGTTAGAACATTTGGTGGACACAGTTTTATACTTTGAAGGTGACAGATTCAATTATTATCGCATTTTACGTGCGGTCAAAAACAGATTTGGGGCAGTAGGAGACACAGCTATCTTTGAAATGGTTCTAGGTGGATTGAAACAAGTCCTTGACCGCCATCGTTTATTTATCTCACCCGAAACGGAAGAACGGTCAGGCAGTGTTCTTTCTTCTGTGATGGAAGGATCCCGTGCTATCAGTGTTGAAGTACAAGCCCTTGTCACCAAATCCGCATTTGGCCAAGCAAGGCGAATGGCGGAGGGTCTCGATAACCGGCGTGTGATTTTACTTTCCGCGGTGATTGAAAAATACTTAGGACTCCCACTTTCAGAATCTGATATTTTTAGTAACCTTGCTGGTGGGCTCAGTGTGGATGAACCAAGCCTTGACTTAGCCATTACTGCATCTATTGTCTCTTCGTTTCGTGACAAACCTATCTCAAGAGAAACTGGTTATCTTGGAGAAGTTGGACTATCTGGGGAAGTGAGAAGTGTTGGTCAAATCAGTCTACGTATCAAAGAACTAGCGGGAATTGGGATCAGTAAAATCTATATCCCACATGGCAATTGGAAAGAAGTAGAAGGAATGTTTTCATCCATCGAACTCGTGCCTATTAAACACTTACAAGAGTTAGGTTTGTAA
- a CDS encoding lipase secretion chaperone produces MDFKKIILIIVLFLVLFLSLLYFLKQNDSDTSSKNSLSPEEQMVSERISPLGNGEGFWDEAISPFREDKTKPYLELLEDLKSGKVNFVWEVWALRRKCKPDFTPDQCNATILAYIDAEYDSPDREKVKDLFISYFRYEEEYRKWEQPTDLNFVELYEKIKAKRREILSDKAELIFGMEESQVSFLEGTNNFLKQTTNLSADLRVKQFEDFKKKTYGNYYDSLVSREDKFDHYQMEMSLREKEYASIADPKEKEKYLFKIESKYFGKEKAEALANERKKETKLWESVSTYESKEKEFLRENANLSAADKEKKLKELRIQILGSEEEADAYLRRKNIEEASK; encoded by the coding sequence ATGGATTTCAAAAAAATTATACTCATTATTGTTCTCTTCCTTGTTCTATTTTTAAGTTTATTATACTTTTTAAAACAAAATGATTCAGATACCAGTTCTAAAAATTCCTTATCACCTGAAGAACAAATGGTATCAGAACGGATTTCTCCTTTAGGAAATGGCGAGGGATTTTGGGATGAAGCAATTTCTCCCTTTCGTGAAGACAAAACCAAACCATACTTGGAGTTACTCGAAGATTTAAAATCAGGCAAAGTGAATTTTGTTTGGGAAGTATGGGCACTTCGTAGGAAGTGTAAACCCGATTTTACTCCTGACCAGTGTAATGCCACAATCCTTGCTTATATTGACGCTGAGTATGATTCACCTGACAGAGAAAAGGTGAAAGATCTATTTATATCCTATTTCCGTTACGAAGAAGAATACCGCAAATGGGAGCAACCTACGGACTTAAACTTTGTGGAATTATATGAAAAAATCAAAGCCAAACGAAGGGAAATTCTTTCGGATAAAGCTGAATTGATATTTGGAATGGAAGAATCACAAGTCTCCTTTTTAGAGGGAACAAACAATTTTCTGAAACAAACGACAAATCTTTCTGCTGACCTTCGAGTAAAACAATTTGAAGACTTTAAGAAAAAAACATATGGAAACTATTATGATTCTTTGGTTTCTAGAGAAGATAAATTCGACCATTACCAAATGGAAATGTCTCTACGTGAAAAAGAGTATGCTTCTATTGCGGATCCGAAGGAAAAAGAGAAATATTTATTTAAAATTGAATCCAAATACTTTGGGAAAGAAAAAGCGGAAGCCTTAGCGAACGAACGTAAAAAAGAAACCAAACTTTGGGAATCCGTATCAACTTACGAATCTAAAGAAAAAGAATTCCTTAGAGAGAATGCTAATTTGTCTGCTGCAGACAAAGAGAAAAAATTGAAGGAACTTCGCATCCAAATTTTAGGATCCGAGGAAGAAGCAGATGCATACTTACGAAGGAAAAATATAGAGGAAGCAAGTAAATAA
- a CDS encoding heparin lyase I family protein, giving the protein MYEGTINKSICITWFLSCFLLGCQKPKESQTLELLAGTALAYQAATTIVCTNEQLTKTQQGRIFQTSFESTSEFSSFYIVPSPYQSVATHGQSTEQKMTGTYSHKASITGLGPTCFYPQNCNHRGYPTIQLNKLASGGFKTPVLIEFYVYLDMDLTSNQDWFSFATFSADASDSWRRVVLVNIDAKDYVYLMHVPTHNQNVHTYQVTNLPFPRRQWKKITTCLDFAPQGGFAKVWVDSTLVSTANVSGGCGVLEQAHLGLYASPTLSSGNVYNDDVRIEEVSVCP; this is encoded by the coding sequence ATGTATGAAGGCACAATAAACAAATCCATTTGTATCACATGGTTCCTTTCATGTTTTCTTTTGGGTTGTCAAAAACCAAAAGAAAGTCAAACCTTAGAGTTGTTAGCTGGCACTGCCCTTGCCTACCAAGCTGCCACAACCATTGTCTGTACAAATGAACAACTTACCAAAACACAACAAGGTAGGATTTTCCAAACGAGTTTTGAATCTACGAGTGAATTTTCGTCTTTTTATATTGTTCCTTCTCCTTACCAATCAGTAGCGACTCATGGACAAAGTACAGAACAAAAAATGACTGGGACTTATTCACACAAAGCATCCATCACTGGACTTGGCCCAACTTGTTTTTACCCTCAAAATTGTAACCATAGAGGATACCCAACCATCCAACTCAACAAACTAGCGTCAGGTGGATTTAAGACTCCTGTACTCATTGAGTTCTATGTATATTTAGATATGGATCTTACGAGTAACCAAGATTGGTTTAGTTTTGCAACTTTCTCAGCTGATGCTTCCGACTCCTGGCGGAGAGTGGTTTTAGTCAATATTGATGCCAAAGATTATGTTTATCTTATGCATGTCCCAACTCACAATCAAAATGTACACACTTACCAAGTGACAAACTTACCTTTTCCAAGAAGGCAATGGAAAAAAATAACAACATGCCTAGATTTCGCTCCGCAAGGTGGGTTCGCTAAAGTTTGGGTTGATTCTACTCTCGTCTCAACTGCAAATGTTTCGGGAGGTTGTGGAGTTTTGGAACAAGCACATTTGGGTTTGTATGCGTCACCAACATTAAGTTCAGGAAACGTTTATAATGATGATGTAAGGATTGAAGAAGTCAGTGTATGCCCGTAA
- a CDS encoding ribonuclease D → MTQKRSTIKPVVLQGDLNEDFFEAFKKDDRLAVDCEMMGLNPRRDRLCVVQISDSKNKVALVQILPGQKEAPHIQKLFESKEITKIFHFARMDMTFLRARLGIKVQNVFCTKIASKLARTYTDKHGLKELIREFFEENIDKKNQSSDWGKKILTKDQVDYASTDVRFLISLESTLTEMMIRENRFAIAEKCFGFLETQVELDLLEVYNLFEH, encoded by the coding sequence ATGACCCAAAAACGTTCAACTATAAAACCAGTCGTTTTACAAGGAGATCTGAACGAAGATTTTTTTGAAGCTTTTAAAAAAGACGATCGGTTAGCAGTGGATTGTGAAATGATGGGGCTCAATCCCCGAAGGGACAGGCTTTGTGTCGTTCAAATTTCCGATTCTAAAAACAAAGTTGCTTTAGTGCAAATCCTTCCTGGCCAAAAAGAAGCCCCGCATATTCAAAAATTATTCGAATCAAAAGAGATTACTAAAATTTTCCATTTTGCGCGTATGGATATGACCTTCCTTCGGGCAAGGCTTGGTATCAAGGTACAAAATGTATTTTGCACAAAAATTGCAAGTAAACTTGCTCGCACATATACCGATAAACATGGGTTAAAAGAGCTAATCAGAGAATTTTTTGAAGAAAATATTGATAAAAAAAATCAAAGTTCTGATTGGGGTAAAAAAATCCTAACTAAAGACCAAGTGGACTATGCATCAACCGATGTTCGATTTTTAATTTCACTCGAATCTACTTTGACCGAGATGATGATACGCGAAAACAGGTTTGCCATTGCTGAAAAGTGTTTTGGATTTTTAGAAACCCAAGTGGAACTTGATTTACTAGAAGTATACAATCTTTTTGAACACTGA
- a CDS encoding putative glycoside hydrolase: MKPLFSFLLLFVFVSCQSISQTKGQERSGSVNEPPEFIEGLYINTKTIRDKKRWSLLFQVMKDAGMNTAVVDMQPHPPTPEQMTEAKALGIYMVARVVNFEGGLTEKSPNTNLMASIQKSIRKACELGFPEIQLDYIRYADGGTNFSMSYEKRYESILGIIKEHKEKTKESCPSDTRWTADIFGRVPFIENDVIGQKVEPFSEELNGLYPMLYPSHFYGLTKRVADPYGTIKDGLDLTVKRAKQGTKAIAWVQGFNMMVGPSKLSYTDYIKVQMQGARDSAGHGFIVWNAGNEYLETMNAYEKYKKEPTPNQSNLSKNE, translated from the coding sequence ATGAAACCACTATTTTCATTTCTCTTATTATTTGTATTTGTCTCTTGCCAATCTATTTCCCAGACAAAGGGCCAAGAAAGATCTGGTTCCGTAAACGAACCTCCTGAATTCATAGAAGGGCTATATATCAATACCAAAACTATTCGCGACAAAAAACGCTGGAGTTTACTATTCCAAGTGATGAAAGACGCTGGGATGAACACCGCTGTCGTGGATATGCAACCCCATCCCCCTACTCCTGAACAAATGACAGAAGCGAAGGCACTAGGAATTTATATGGTGGCAAGAGTCGTAAACTTTGAAGGTGGACTCACAGAAAAGTCACCAAACACAAATTTAATGGCATCGATTCAAAAATCCATCCGCAAAGCATGTGAATTGGGATTCCCTGAAATCCAACTCGATTACATACGTTATGCTGATGGAGGAACAAACTTCAGTATGAGTTATGAAAAAAGGTATGAGTCAATTTTAGGTATAATCAAAGAACATAAAGAAAAAACAAAAGAAAGTTGTCCGAGTGATACAAGGTGGACGGCCGATATATTTGGAAGGGTCCCATTTATTGAAAACGATGTGATTGGCCAGAAAGTAGAACCTTTTAGTGAAGAACTGAATGGCCTTTATCCCATGCTTTATCCCTCTCATTTTTACGGACTGACCAAACGTGTCGCTGATCCTTATGGAACTATAAAAGATGGACTCGATCTCACTGTTAAACGAGCCAAACAAGGAACAAAAGCCATCGCATGGGTCCAAGGATTTAATATGATGGTTGGACCAAGTAAATTGAGTTATACGGATTACATCAAAGTACAGATGCAAGGGGCACGTGATTCGGCGGGGCATGGTTTTATTGTGTGGAATGCTGGGAACGAATACTTAGAAACAATGAATGCCTATGAAAAGTATAAAAAAGAACCCACACCAAACCAGAGTAACCTTTCAAAAAATGAATAA
- a CDS encoding esterase/lipase family protein has product MIQILINSLAGKTVSLTQKTTDSLLKGVQFLVHGSLTKTGDGLDLLSNAFFYKPEWRESLQKLGVQVRDTGLRSNEELQKTIELTNQAFDKALFKVELTAKKSDDMVFDNRMVSSILGSSHNQKFKLTKIDMSFRTFGKDITAKETITEFHHSGKTKSVLFLPGLFTDESVWQEQTVEYKNRQITSPGLATELEDCGYFSFYLRYNHGLPIHENGKKLMHLLDVFFEEGKDIKPDIICYSLGCLIFRSCIYYAKLENKPWIHRLGRITLIAAPNKGSYLEKIGFWLGFLFEKSPNVAMKIIGMIGNLRSDAIKDLSFGLIRKEEKGWKETISGYFAETYFGELDDLDVYQAYALMEGPENPLQNFLGDGIVEKKSLTYLTDKVFDKKTNPGLRTLELKKQNHFSIISSRPLIHWVKEVFGVAPKA; this is encoded by the coding sequence GTGATCCAAATCCTCATCAACTCCCTCGCCGGGAAAACTGTTTCCCTCACCCAAAAAACAACGGATTCCCTTTTAAAAGGAGTTCAATTTTTAGTCCATGGCAGTCTGACAAAAACAGGAGATGGATTGGATCTTTTGTCCAATGCGTTTTTTTATAAACCAGAATGGAGGGAATCACTCCAAAAACTAGGTGTTCAAGTCAGAGACACAGGACTTCGATCGAATGAGGAATTACAAAAAACAATCGAACTCACAAACCAAGCCTTTGACAAAGCCCTCTTCAAAGTAGAGCTCACTGCGAAAAAAAGTGATGATATGGTGTTTGATAACCGTATGGTATCCAGTATATTAGGAAGTTCTCATAATCAAAAATTCAAACTTACAAAAATTGATATGAGTTTTCGAACCTTCGGAAAAGACATCACAGCCAAAGAAACGATTACCGAATTCCATCACTCTGGGAAAACCAAATCTGTCCTATTTTTACCAGGTTTATTTACAGACGAATCCGTATGGCAAGAACAAACGGTAGAATATAAAAATCGACAAATCACTTCCCCAGGACTTGCCACGGAACTAGAGGATTGTGGTTACTTCTCTTTTTATTTAAGGTACAACCATGGACTCCCTATCCATGAAAATGGAAAAAAACTCATGCACCTTTTGGATGTTTTTTTTGAAGAAGGTAAGGACATCAAACCAGATATCATCTGTTATAGTTTGGGTTGCCTAATCTTTCGATCTTGTATTTATTATGCGAAGTTGGAAAACAAACCTTGGATCCATCGGCTTGGTCGGATCACACTGATTGCAGCACCAAACAAAGGTTCGTATTTGGAAAAAATTGGATTTTGGCTAGGGTTTCTCTTTGAAAAAAGTCCCAATGTGGCGATGAAGATCATCGGAATGATTGGAAACTTGCGAAGTGATGCGATCAAAGATTTATCTTTTGGCCTTATCCGAAAGGAAGAAAAAGGTTGGAAGGAAACCATTTCGGGATACTTTGCAGAAACCTATTTTGGCGAGTTAGATGATTTGGATGTGTACCAGGCGTATGCACTGATGGAAGGGCCAGAGAACCCTCTGCAAAACTTTTTAGGAGATGGCATTGTAGAGAAAAAAAGTCTCACCTACCTTACGGACAAAGTGTTCGACAAAAAAACAAACCCAGGTTTACGCACATTAGAACTGAAGAAACAAAACCATTTTTCGATCATCAGTTCGAGACCTCTCATCCATTGGGTAAAAGAAGTGTTTGGAGTGGCACCAAAGGCTTAA
- a CDS encoding esterase/lipase family protein, whose protein sequence is MKKKIAIGFLATLLSFPTSGLFAGPLDGQCIALVHGILGFDDTQGLAGGLVKYWGGLDGYLRSQGAKVTTPGSSATNSIPVRASQIQSSVNTWMTANGCSKVHLMGHSQGGLVIRYMVSNLGFSGKTQTVTTINSLHQGAPMADIVLAAIPSWLQPFANSALGLLAKLVYRDGRPQDAIAMGKSLTVSYVKTFNTNSPNKSGIKYYSYGSQMAWADLIQHPIMALTHPITWAGGLFYGLGGGNDGVVPLNSQKWGAWKGTPSSYWFATGIDHLQATNLAWSGQNFFDVQGWYLNIAKNAKAGL, encoded by the coding sequence ATGAAAAAGAAAATTGCGATCGGGTTTTTAGCAACCCTTCTCTCCTTCCCCACATCAGGTTTGTTTGCTGGTCCTTTGGATGGCCAATGCATCGCACTTGTCCACGGTATCCTCGGTTTTGACGATACACAAGGACTCGCTGGTGGTCTCGTAAAATATTGGGGAGGCCTTGATGGTTACCTCCGTAGCCAAGGAGCTAAGGTAACAACACCTGGAAGTTCTGCAACAAATTCAATTCCAGTTCGCGCAAGCCAAATCCAATCTTCAGTGAATACATGGATGACAGCAAACGGTTGTTCTAAGGTTCATTTGATGGGACACAGCCAAGGTGGACTTGTGATTCGTTATATGGTATCCAATTTAGGATTCTCTGGAAAAACACAAACCGTCACAACAATCAATTCACTTCACCAAGGGGCTCCTATGGCAGATATCGTTCTTGCCGCGATCCCAAGCTGGTTACAACCTTTTGCAAACTCTGCACTTGGACTCCTCGCAAAACTAGTTTACCGTGATGGTCGTCCGCAAGATGCAATCGCTATGGGAAAATCTCTTACAGTAAGTTATGTAAAAACATTTAACACAAATTCTCCTAACAAATCTGGAATCAAGTACTACTCGTATGGAAGCCAAATGGCTTGGGCTGACCTGATCCAACACCCTATCATGGCACTCACTCACCCAATCACTTGGGCTGGTGGATTGTTTTACGGTTTAGGTGGTGGTAATGACGGAGTGGTTCCATTGAATTCTCAAAAATGGGGAGCTTGGAAAGGAACACCTTCTTCCTATTGGTTTGCAACAGGGATTGACCACCTCCAAGCAACAAACTTGGCATGGAGTGGACAAAACTTTTTTGATGTGCAAGGTTGGTACTTAAACATCGCAAAAAATGCAAAAGCTGGATTATAA
- a CDS encoding lipase family alpha/beta hydrolase — protein sequence MNSKKKNLVCLLALLLFTTGVHAGSRKTVYPVVFAHGLSGFDNLLGYYYFGNDYGTFVGDPCDEFLETACNGSIHSSQKALAASVTPFQSSEVRGTQLADRIQNYMTSTGATKVNIIGHSQGGIDARKAAAVLRARYGRQVVHALISVSSPHRGSPTAKYILDLGPGVTSVVNALAKLFGNAIYGSGNDGIAAAKQLVYNDYSSTDGITTGMKAFNANYNVNSSNAAYWGSIITAQDSINTNPALYLLKEGFYNIDGDGYCVDDCDNDGAAGKGDGTRGNNDDDGLVGINSQQMGDRLQYNECAICFDSITVNTSLGYVSNLNAPTSAQMTSKSSVVSQDHLDVVGVPPDTFDEEEFYASILEFIVTKGG from the coding sequence ATGAACTCTAAAAAGAAAAATCTTGTTTGCCTCCTCGCGCTCCTATTGTTCACAACAGGGGTTCATGCAGGCTCAAGAAAAACAGTGTATCCAGTGGTGTTCGCACATGGACTATCTGGATTCGACAACTTACTCGGATACTACTACTTTGGTAACGACTACGGTACCTTCGTTGGGGATCCTTGTGACGAGTTTTTGGAAACAGCGTGTAACGGTAGCATCCACTCTAGCCAAAAGGCGTTAGCAGCAAGTGTCACTCCCTTCCAATCGTCGGAAGTGCGTGGAACACAACTTGCGGACCGCATTCAAAACTATATGACATCCACTGGAGCCACCAAAGTGAATATCATTGGTCACTCTCAAGGGGGAATTGATGCAAGAAAAGCAGCAGCTGTATTACGTGCAAGATACGGAAGACAAGTTGTCCATGCTTTAATTTCAGTATCAAGCCCACATAGAGGTTCTCCTACTGCCAAGTACATCCTAGACTTAGGTCCAGGTGTCACATCGGTTGTGAATGCACTTGCGAAACTTTTTGGAAATGCAATTTACGGTTCCGGAAATGATGGAATCGCAGCGGCAAAACAATTAGTGTATAATGATTATTCCTCTACTGATGGGATCACAACTGGCATGAAAGCATTCAATGCAAATTATAATGTGAATTCTAGTAATGCAGCATACTGGGGATCCATCATCACAGCACAAGATAGCATCAATACAAACCCTGCGTTATACCTTCTTAAGGAAGGATTTTATAACATTGATGGAGACGGGTATTGCGTAGACGATTGTGACAATGATGGTGCGGCCGGAAAAGGTGATGGTACTCGTGGGAACAATGACGATGACGGACTCGTTGGAATCAATTCACAACAAATGGGCGATCGTTTGCAATACAACGAATGTGCAATTTGTTTTGATTCGATCACTGTCAATACAAGCCTAGGGTATGTAAGCAACTTAAATGCACCAACATCTGCACAAATGACTTCTAAGTCATCTGTTGTGAGCCAAGACCATTTAGATGTGGTAGGGGTTCCGCCAGATACATTTGATGAAGAAGAATTTTATGCATCGATTTTAGAGTTTATCGTCACAAAAGGCGGTTAA